In Pseudomonas fluorescens, the following are encoded in one genomic region:
- a CDS encoding LysR family transcriptional regulator, with protein sequence MRLRHIEVIQALLQTGHLGTAAEWLQLPVAEVEHLLRDAEDQLGFMLFASVRGRLQATREARELQVEIARVYDALEPVQRLANSLRQYLAPPLRIICTPPLANQLLPHSIAALRRRLPDAPCTLLSQPTRDIVRSLLLRDSDLGLSLHDPDHADLDCQVIAQGKLQLLAPHGWLQPKQKYISLQDLAGQSMIGLEGHDPLSPALENKLHGLRPAPVIQTRVQTHQMMRSMVEAGEGLAIVDPFTALGAKASGLDVCPLAPAVPISLYAMTLKNAEPSAAVQALLAIVTEQAAAMLTN encoded by the coding sequence ATGCGCTTACGCCATATCGAAGTGATCCAGGCGCTCTTGCAGACCGGTCACCTGGGCACCGCCGCCGAATGGCTGCAGTTGCCGGTGGCCGAAGTCGAGCACTTGCTACGCGACGCCGAGGATCAGTTGGGTTTCATGCTGTTCGCCAGCGTTCGCGGACGATTGCAGGCCACCCGCGAAGCGCGGGAATTGCAGGTGGAAATTGCCCGGGTCTACGATGCGCTTGAACCGGTGCAGCGCCTGGCCAACAGCCTCAGGCAATACCTGGCGCCGCCGCTGCGCATCATCTGCACCCCGCCTCTGGCCAACCAATTGTTGCCACACAGCATCGCTGCCCTGCGCCGACGCCTGCCCGACGCGCCTTGCACACTGCTGAGCCAGCCGACCCGCGACATCGTCAGAAGCCTGCTGCTGCGTGACAGCGATCTGGGCCTGAGCCTGCATGACCCCGATCACGCCGACCTCGATTGCCAGGTGATTGCCCAGGGCAAACTTCAGTTGCTCGCCCCCCATGGCTGGCTGCAACCGAAACAGAAATACATTTCGCTGCAGGATCTGGCCGGTCAATCAATGATCGGCCTGGAAGGGCACGACCCGTTGAGCCCGGCACTGGAAAACAAACTGCACGGCTTGCGCCCTGCCCCGGTGATTCAGACCCGGGTCCAGACGCATCAGATGATGCGCAGCATGGTCGAGGCCGGCGAAGGCCTTGCCATCGTCGACCCCTTCACCGCCCTCGGCGCCAAAGCCTCGGGACTGGACGTCTGCCCGCTCGCGCCAGCGGTCCCGATCAGTCTTTACGCCATGACCCTGAAAAACGCCGAACCGTCTGCGGCGGTTCAGGCACTGTTGGCCATCGTCACGGAACAAGCCGCGGCGATGCTGACGAACTGA
- a CDS encoding NAD(P)H-dependent oxidoreductase yields the protein MSNVYTIAVVVGSLRKESINRKVARALIELAPANLKLNIVEIGDLPLYNEDIDGASPPAAYSTFRQQVSSSDAVLFVTPEYNRSVPAPLKNAIDVGSRPYGKSAWNGKPGAVISASPGAVGGFGANHNLRQSMVFLNVPMMQQPEAYLGNAGSAFDEAGRLSESVKPFLQKFINAYGQWVEQHKKA from the coding sequence ATGAGCAACGTCTATACGATCGCCGTCGTGGTCGGCAGCTTGAGAAAGGAATCGATCAACCGCAAGGTCGCACGGGCCCTGATAGAACTGGCGCCGGCCAATCTCAAGCTCAACATCGTCGAAATTGGCGATCTGCCGCTCTATAACGAAGACATCGATGGCGCTTCACCGCCGGCAGCCTACAGCACTTTCCGACAACAGGTGAGCTCATCCGACGCGGTGTTGTTCGTGACCCCGGAATACAACCGTTCGGTGCCGGCGCCGCTGAAGAATGCGATTGACGTCGGCTCGCGTCCATACGGCAAAAGTGCCTGGAACGGTAAACCGGGGGCTGTTATCAGTGCTTCGCCGGGGGCCGTCGGCGGGTTTGGTGCCAATCACAACCTGCGTCAATCCATGGTGTTTCTGAATGTGCCGATGATGCAGCAACCGGAGGCCTATCTGGGGAACGCCGGTTCGGCGTTCGACGAGGCGGGCAGGTTGTCCGAGTCGGTCAAGCCGTTCCTGCAAAAATTCATCAATGCCTATGGGCAATGGGTCGAACAGCACAAGAAAGCTTGA
- the dnaQ gene encoding DNA polymerase III subunit epsilon, whose product MATRSVVLDTETTGMPVTDGHRIIEIGCVELIGRRLTGRHFHVYLQPDRESDEGAIGVHGITNEFLVGKPRFAEVAEEFFEFIKGAQLIIHNAAFDVGFINNEFALMGQQDRADITQHCSILDTLMMARERHPGQRNSLDALCKRYGVDNSGRELHGALLDSEILADVYLTMTGGQTSLSLAGNASDGNGSGEGADNSATEIRRLPADRQPTRIIRASEDDLARHAARLEIIGKSAGAPALWVQLAEAEAQA is encoded by the coding sequence ATGGCCACCAGATCCGTTGTACTCGACACCGAAACCACCGGCATGCCGGTGACCGACGGCCACCGGATTATCGAAATCGGTTGTGTCGAGTTGATCGGCCGACGCCTGACGGGCCGGCACTTTCACGTGTACCTGCAACCCGATCGCGAAAGTGACGAGGGCGCCATTGGCGTCCACGGCATTACCAACGAATTCCTCGTGGGCAAGCCGCGTTTTGCCGAAGTGGCCGAAGAGTTCTTCGAGTTCATCAAGGGCGCGCAGCTGATCATCCATAACGCGGCGTTCGACGTTGGCTTCATCAACAACGAATTCGCCCTGATGGGCCAGCAGGACCGCGCGGACATCACGCAGCACTGCTCGATCCTCGATACCCTGATGATGGCCCGGGAACGTCACCCGGGGCAGCGCAACAGCCTCGACGCCTTGTGCAAACGCTATGGCGTCGACAACTCCGGTCGTGAACTGCACGGCGCCTTGCTCGACTCCGAGATTCTCGCCGACGTCTACCTGACCATGACCGGGGGGCAGACCAGTCTGTCCCTGGCCGGCAACGCCTCCGATGGCAATGGCTCCGGTGAAGGGGCGGACAATTCGGCCACCGAGATTCGTCGTTTGCCGGCGGACCGCCAGCCGACGCGCATCATCCGCGCCAGCGAAGACGACCTGGCCCGCCACGCGGCGCGCCTGGAAATCATCGGCAAATCCGCGGGTGCCCCGGCGTTGTGGGTGCAACTGGCCGAGGCTGAAGCGCAGGCTTGA
- a CDS encoding arginine/lysine/ornithine decarboxylase, whose amino-acid sequence MYKDLKFPVLIVHRDIKADSVAGDRVRGIARELEQEGFSVVSAVDYTEGRLVASTYHGLSCMLIASEDASTHSHLLQNMAELIGLARVRAPDLPIFALGEKVTLENAPADAMAELNQLRGILYLFEDTVPFLARQVARAARKYLDGLLPPFFKALVQHTADSNYSWHTPGHGGGVAYHKSPVGQAFHQFFGENTLRSDLSVSVPELGSLLDHTGPLAEAEARAARNFGADHTFFVINGTSTANKIVWHSVVARDDLVLVDRNCHKSVLHSIIMTGAIPLYLCPERNELGIIGPIPLSEFSRESIQAKIDASPLTKGRSPKVKLAVVTNSTYDGLCYNAELIRQQLGNSVEVLHFDEAWYAYAAFHEFFAGRYGMGTSRDADSPLVFTTHSTHKLLAAFSQASMIHVRDGGARQLDRDRFNEAFMMHISTSPQYGIIASLDVASAMMEGPAGRSLLQEMFDEALSFRRALANLRQHIAADDWWFSIWQPPSAQGIERVVTEDWLLQPDADWHGFGGVTDDYVLLDPIKVTLVMPGLTAGGALSARGIPAAVVSKFLWERGLVVEKTGLYSFLVLFSMGITKGKWSTLLTELLEFKRSYDANVSLASCLPCVAQENVARYQGMGLRDLCDQLHACYRSNATARHLKRMYTVLPEVAMKPADAYDQLVRGEVEAVSIDALDGRIAAVMLVPYPPGIPLIMPGERFTESTRSIIDYLAFARTFDSSFPGFVADVHGLQHEDQGSGRCYTVDCIKE is encoded by the coding sequence ATGTATAAAGACTTGAAATTCCCGGTCCTGATTGTCCATCGCGACATCAAGGCTGACAGCGTCGCCGGCGACCGTGTGCGGGGGATTGCCCGGGAGCTGGAGCAGGAAGGGTTCAGCGTCGTTTCGGCGGTGGACTACACCGAAGGCCGGCTGGTGGCATCGACTTACCATGGCCTGTCCTGCATGTTGATTGCCTCTGAAGACGCCAGCACCCACTCCCATCTGTTACAAAACATGGCCGAACTGATCGGACTGGCGCGGGTGCGTGCACCGGATCTGCCGATCTTCGCCCTGGGCGAAAAAGTGACCTTGGAAAACGCCCCCGCCGACGCCATGGCCGAGCTCAACCAGTTGCGCGGCATTCTTTACCTGTTTGAAGACACCGTGCCCTTTCTCGCCCGGCAGGTGGCCCGCGCTGCGCGCAAATACCTCGATGGCCTGCTGCCGCCGTTTTTCAAGGCGTTGGTGCAACACACGGCGGACTCCAACTACTCCTGGCACACCCCCGGTCACGGTGGTGGCGTGGCGTATCACAAAAGTCCGGTCGGGCAGGCGTTTCACCAGTTTTTCGGGGAAAACACCCTGCGCTCGGACCTTTCGGTGTCGGTGCCCGAACTCGGCTCCTTGCTCGATCACACTGGCCCCCTGGCTGAAGCCGAGGCCCGCGCGGCACGCAATTTCGGCGCCGATCACACCTTTTTCGTGATCAATGGCACCTCCACGGCCAACAAGATTGTCTGGCACTCGGTGGTTGCCCGCGATGACCTGGTGCTGGTGGATCGCAATTGCCACAAGTCGGTGCTGCACTCGATCATCATGACCGGCGCGATCCCGCTGTACTTGTGTCCGGAGCGTAATGAACTGGGGATCATCGGCCCGATTCCCCTGAGTGAGTTCAGCCGCGAATCGATCCAGGCCAAGATCGACGCCAGTCCGCTGACCAAGGGCCGTTCACCGAAGGTCAAGCTCGCGGTGGTGACCAATTCCACCTATGACGGCCTCTGTTACAACGCCGAGCTGATCAGGCAGCAACTGGGCAATAGCGTTGAGGTGTTGCACTTCGACGAGGCCTGGTACGCCTATGCGGCGTTTCATGAGTTCTTTGCCGGGCGCTACGGCATGGGCACGTCCCGTGATGCAGACAGCCCGTTGGTGTTCACTACCCATTCGACCCACAAGTTGCTGGCGGCCTTCAGTCAGGCATCGATGATTCACGTGCGCGATGGCGGTGCGCGGCAACTGGACCGGGATCGCTTCAACGAAGCCTTCATGATGCACATCTCGACCTCGCCGCAGTACGGCATCATCGCCTCGCTGGATGTGGCGTCGGCGATGATGGAAGGGCCGGCCGGGCGTTCGCTGTTGCAGGAAATGTTCGACGAAGCCCTGAGTTTTCGCCGGGCGCTGGCTAACTTGCGCCAGCACATAGCCGCGGATGACTGGTGGTTTTCGATCTGGCAACCACCGTCGGCACAAGGCATCGAGCGGGTCGTCACCGAGGACTGGTTGCTGCAGCCCGATGCCGACTGGCACGGCTTTGGCGGCGTGACCGACGATTATGTGTTGCTCGACCCGATCAAGGTCACGCTGGTGATGCCGGGGTTGACGGCCGGTGGCGCCCTCAGCGCGCGCGGGATTCCGGCGGCGGTGGTCAGCAAGTTCCTTTGGGAGCGTGGCCTGGTGGTCGAGAAGACCGGGCTGTATTCGTTCCTGGTGTTGTTCTCCATGGGCATCACCAAGGGCAAGTGGAGCACGCTGCTCACCGAACTGCTGGAGTTCAAGCGCAGCTACGACGCCAACGTCAGTCTGGCCAGTTGCCTGCCCTGCGTGGCGCAAGAGAATGTCGCGCGCTATCAGGGCATGGGCCTGCGTGATCTGTGCGATCAGTTACATGCCTGTTATCGCAGCAACGCCACCGCCAGGCACCTCAAGCGCATGTACACCGTACTGCCGGAAGTCGCGATGAAGCCGGCGGACGCCTATGATCAATTGGTGCGCGGTGAAGTCGAAGCCGTGTCGATCGATGCGCTGGACGGGCGGATCGCGGCGGTGATGCTGGTGCCGTATCCGCCCGGCATTCCGCTGATCATGCCGGGTGAGCGCTTTACCGAATCAACCCGCTCGATCATCGATTACCTGGCATTTGCCCGCACGTTCGATAGCAGTTTTCCGGGGTTCGTTGCTGATGTGCACGGATTGCAACATGAAGATCAGGGCAGTGGACGGTGCTACACCGTCGATTGCATCAAGGAATGA
- a CDS encoding GNAT family N-acetyltransferase, with the protein MQPVINPNYPGLSVRVADEGFAAYIWGSDFSFEVAAYGAAEIGKPVAQWPVTSITPYRKCYGIDPEEFSSFRDGADSAIFMAYLDDQPVGHLVVSINWNGFAHIDELAVHAPARRHGVAKALLDVAQFWSRKKKLPGIMLETQNNNLGACRLYERCGYLIGGIDHLRYRGIDPNTAEVALFWYRLFENPLENPFSSSASPRLVP; encoded by the coding sequence ATGCAGCCGGTTATAAATCCGAATTATCCAGGGTTGTCGGTACGGGTTGCCGACGAGGGTTTTGCCGCCTATATCTGGGGCAGTGATTTCAGTTTTGAAGTCGCGGCCTACGGTGCGGCCGAAATAGGCAAGCCGGTGGCACAGTGGCCGGTCACCTCGATCACGCCTTATCGCAAGTGCTACGGCATCGACCCCGAGGAATTCAGCAGCTTTCGCGATGGCGCCGACAGCGCGATTTTCATGGCGTATCTGGATGACCAGCCCGTGGGACACCTGGTGGTCAGTATCAACTGGAACGGCTTTGCCCATATCGATGAATTGGCGGTGCACGCACCGGCCCGACGGCATGGTGTGGCCAAGGCCCTGCTGGATGTGGCGCAATTCTGGAGCCGCAAGAAAAAGCTCCCGGGCATCATGCTCGAAACCCAGAACAACAACCTGGGGGCTTGCAGGCTCTATGAACGCTGTGGTTACTTGATTGGCGGGATCGATCATCTGCGCTATCGCGGCATCGATCCGAACACCGCCGAAGTGGCGCTGTTCTGGTATCGACTGTTCGAAAATCCGCTGGAAAACCCGTTCAGTTCGTCAGCATCGCCGCGGCTTGTTCCGTGA